The following coding sequences lie in one Deinococcus misasensis DSM 22328 genomic window:
- the frr gene encoding ribosome recycling factor, giving the protein MQKALEALENNLSVLRTGRANPGMLKKITIEYYGTTMPLDQVAGVTTPDARTLLITPWDRGALNLIEKAIRDSDLGLNPNNKGDAIFIQVPTLTEERRKDLVKNAKAYSEDGRVAVRNIRKKALEEIKKLEKTTGEDEIKRAQEEVQKITDEYIKKVDEVLAKKEHDILN; this is encoded by the coding sequence ATGCAGAAGGCTCTGGAAGCCCTGGAAAACAACCTGTCTGTGCTCCGTACCGGACGTGCCAACCCCGGCATGCTCAAGAAAATCACCATCGAGTATTACGGCACCACCATGCCTCTGGATCAGGTCGCCGGAGTGACCACCCCCGATGCCCGCACCTTGCTCATCACCCCTTGGGACCGTGGCGCACTCAACCTGATCGAGAAAGCCATCCGTGATTCGGATCTGGGCCTCAACCCCAACAACAAAGGCGACGCCATTTTCATTCAGGTGCCCACCCTCACCGAAGAGCGCCGCAAAGACCTTGTGAAAAACGCCAAAGCCTACTCCGAAGATGGACGCGTGGCCGTGCGCAACATCCGCAAGAAGGCTCTGGAAGAAATCAAGAAACTGGAAAAAACCACCGGCGAAGACGAAATCAAACGCGCCCAGGAAGAAGTCCAGAAAATCACCGACGAGTACATCAAAAAAGTGGATGAAGTGCTCGCCAAAAAAGAACACGACATCCTCAACTGA